The proteins below come from a single Poecilia reticulata strain Guanapo linkage group LG5, Guppy_female_1.0+MT, whole genome shotgun sequence genomic window:
- the sp7 gene encoding transcription factor Sp7 isoform X1, translating into MAASVLEVGNVIEDARYGSSPLAMLTATCNKFGSTSPIRDSATPGKTGSSPVKKQYTMTSDLQTAKNGRVSDSSGLTDSYTGSFTTAGGGGGLLSPTGSPPPSAGGYTSEYNPFSHSFQTSVSQDPSLLVSKTHATPADCLTSVYTSLDMTHPYGSWYKAGIHPGITAAPANATSSWWDVHPNSNWLSATQPQADGSLQASLQPVAPQASLSPQLPSYSSDFTPLNPAPYPSVGLGSSSHLLQPSQHMLPQDMYKPKPVSSAGLIENSMGLKPARGSGGYSGGATPSRSSCDCPNCQELERLGASAASLRKKPVHSCHIPGCGKVYGKASHLKAHLRWHTGERPFVCNWLFCGKRFTRSDELERHVRTHTREKKFTCLLCNKRFTRSDHLSKHQKTHADSAMQGKTLAVEGDTDPRTEDTTELNSNAVPTNPVADQIANGDEKTTTPNGVENSSGLLEI; encoded by the exons ATGGCCGCATCTGTTCTGGAGGTAGGGAATGTAATT GAAGACGCACGCTATGGATCCAGTCCTCTGGCTATGTTAACTGCTACCTGTAACAAGTTCGGTAGCACCAGCCCCATCAGGGATTCAGCTACACCCGGAAAAACCGGCAGCTCTCCAGTGAAGAAGCAGTACaccatgacctctgaccttcagaCAGCAAAGAACGGGCGGGTGTCGGACAGCAGTGGTCTGACGGACTCCTACACCGGCTCTTTCACCACAGCTGGAGGAGGTGGTGGGCTGCTGAGTCCCACTGGAAGCCCTCCACCGTCGGCTGGGGGGTACACTTCAGAGTACAACCCTTTCTCCCACTCCTTCCAGACCTCTGTGTCCCAGGACCCGTCTCTTTTAGTGTCCAAGACCCATGCTACCCCAGCCGACTGTCTCACCAGTGTCTACACCTCTCTGGATATGACACACCCGTATGGCTCCTGGTATAAGGCTGGGATCCACCCCGGCATCACTGCTGCTCCAGCCAACGCCACttcctcctggtgggacgtcCACCCCAACTCCAACTGGCTGTCAGCGACACAGCCCCAAGCTGATGGGAGTCTCCAGGCTTCACTTCAGCCTGTGGCCCCACAGGCATCCCTGAGTCCCCAGCTCCCAAGTTACAGCTCCGACTTTACACCACTTAACCCAGCCCCGTATCCCTCTGTTGGACTGGGCTCATCCTCACACCTCCTCCAACCTTCCCAGCACATGTTGCCCCAGGACATGTACAAGCCCAAGCCTGTGTCAAGCGCTGGGCTAATTGAGAATTCAATGGGCCTAAAGCCTGCTAGGGGATCGGGAGGCTACAGCGGAGGGGCTACACCCAGCCGGTCTTCATGTGACTGCCCCAACTGCCAAGAGCTGGAGAGGCTGGGAGCGTCTGCCGCCTCCCTGAGGAAAAAACCTGTGCACAGCTGCCACATCCCAGGCTGTGGGAAAGTTTATGGCAAGGCTTCCCACCTGAAAGCCCACCTGCGCTGGCACACTGGCGAAAGGCCTTTTGTGTGCAACTGGCTGTTCTGCGGGAAGCGCTTCACCCGCTCTGATGAGCTGGAGAGGCACGTGCGCACCCACACAAGGGAGAAGAAGTTTACCTGCCTTCTATGCAACAAACGCTTCACCCGCAGCGACCACCTCTCAAAGCATCAGAAGACCCACGCAGACTCCGCAATGCAGGGCAAAACTTTAGCCGTGGAAGGAGATACGGACCCTCGGACCGAAGACACAACTGAGCTCAACTCCAACGCCGTGCCAACCAACCCTGTTGCTGACCAAATCGCCAACGGGGATGAGAAGACCACCACACCTAATGGAGTGGAAAACAGCAGTGGTCTGTTGGAAATCTGA
- the sp7 gene encoding transcription factor Sp7 isoform X2, with protein MAASVLEEDARYGSSPLAMLTATCNKFGSTSPIRDSATPGKTGSSPVKKQYTMTSDLQTAKNGRVSDSSGLTDSYTGSFTTAGGGGGLLSPTGSPPPSAGGYTSEYNPFSHSFQTSVSQDPSLLVSKTHATPADCLTSVYTSLDMTHPYGSWYKAGIHPGITAAPANATSSWWDVHPNSNWLSATQPQADGSLQASLQPVAPQASLSPQLPSYSSDFTPLNPAPYPSVGLGSSSHLLQPSQHMLPQDMYKPKPVSSAGLIENSMGLKPARGSGGYSGGATPSRSSCDCPNCQELERLGASAASLRKKPVHSCHIPGCGKVYGKASHLKAHLRWHTGERPFVCNWLFCGKRFTRSDELERHVRTHTREKKFTCLLCNKRFTRSDHLSKHQKTHADSAMQGKTLAVEGDTDPRTEDTTELNSNAVPTNPVADQIANGDEKTTTPNGVENSSGLLEI; from the exons ATGGCCGCATCTGTTCTGGAG GAAGACGCACGCTATGGATCCAGTCCTCTGGCTATGTTAACTGCTACCTGTAACAAGTTCGGTAGCACCAGCCCCATCAGGGATTCAGCTACACCCGGAAAAACCGGCAGCTCTCCAGTGAAGAAGCAGTACaccatgacctctgaccttcagaCAGCAAAGAACGGGCGGGTGTCGGACAGCAGTGGTCTGACGGACTCCTACACCGGCTCTTTCACCACAGCTGGAGGAGGTGGTGGGCTGCTGAGTCCCACTGGAAGCCCTCCACCGTCGGCTGGGGGGTACACTTCAGAGTACAACCCTTTCTCCCACTCCTTCCAGACCTCTGTGTCCCAGGACCCGTCTCTTTTAGTGTCCAAGACCCATGCTACCCCAGCCGACTGTCTCACCAGTGTCTACACCTCTCTGGATATGACACACCCGTATGGCTCCTGGTATAAGGCTGGGATCCACCCCGGCATCACTGCTGCTCCAGCCAACGCCACttcctcctggtgggacgtcCACCCCAACTCCAACTGGCTGTCAGCGACACAGCCCCAAGCTGATGGGAGTCTCCAGGCTTCACTTCAGCCTGTGGCCCCACAGGCATCCCTGAGTCCCCAGCTCCCAAGTTACAGCTCCGACTTTACACCACTTAACCCAGCCCCGTATCCCTCTGTTGGACTGGGCTCATCCTCACACCTCCTCCAACCTTCCCAGCACATGTTGCCCCAGGACATGTACAAGCCCAAGCCTGTGTCAAGCGCTGGGCTAATTGAGAATTCAATGGGCCTAAAGCCTGCTAGGGGATCGGGAGGCTACAGCGGAGGGGCTACACCCAGCCGGTCTTCATGTGACTGCCCCAACTGCCAAGAGCTGGAGAGGCTGGGAGCGTCTGCCGCCTCCCTGAGGAAAAAACCTGTGCACAGCTGCCACATCCCAGGCTGTGGGAAAGTTTATGGCAAGGCTTCCCACCTGAAAGCCCACCTGCGCTGGCACACTGGCGAAAGGCCTTTTGTGTGCAACTGGCTGTTCTGCGGGAAGCGCTTCACCCGCTCTGATGAGCTGGAGAGGCACGTGCGCACCCACACAAGGGAGAAGAAGTTTACCTGCCTTCTATGCAACAAACGCTTCACCCGCAGCGACCACCTCTCAAAGCATCAGAAGACCCACGCAGACTCCGCAATGCAGGGCAAAACTTTAGCCGTGGAAGGAGATACGGACCCTCGGACCGAAGACACAACTGAGCTCAACTCCAACGCCGTGCCAACCAACCCTGTTGCTGACCAAATCGCCAACGGGGATGAGAAGACCACCACACCTAATGGAGTGGAAAACAGCAGTGGTCTGTTGGAAATCTGA